A single window of Rhodamnia argentea isolate NSW1041297 chromosome 5, ASM2092103v1, whole genome shotgun sequence DNA harbors:
- the LOC115727209 gene encoding uncharacterized protein LOC115727209 — protein sequence MGKTEQQNLQRRPGGEHDARGDGGSSRFFCERCSVGLRRVAGEFSLRCVFVLVLGLAVFLSGIFWVLPLRGARSGFDVKDAVKLSATVQVSFRLEKPVSEIVMRIGRLEYDIYSEIGVPDTKVAVLSAHKSGSTNYTDVVFGVLSDQMNVPINQVSLSVLRSYLIDLFLRQTNLTVTASLFGQPSELQILKFPGGITVNPMQSASIWQIPQILFNFTLYQSIREIQENFLEFKEQLKYGLRLRSYENVYAQVTNMEGSTVASFVTIEASITSDLGSLLPQRLKQLAQIISGSPENLGLNNTVFGNVKGVSLSSYLKRTLTSGPPTPSPAPSPGFVPSASPYISPSYSPAPSPNLHPVPRCRKCEISVYFGYFFISSPRKMGPMSGLTADCTCGGSTIAPATSPFHSSPAQTPTALSPAPASHSPFVSPTSQHSPSFSPAPTVSIASPPVEDKGFGEGLVSPSLAPLQSSFAVPLSPDMWLLVYSTFLINLLGWLSS from the exons ATGGGGAAAACTGAGCAGCAAAACCTGCAGCGGCGGCCGGGGGGCGAGCACGACGCGCGGGGGGATGGCGGTTCGTCGCGATTCTTCTGCGAGAGATGTTCGGTGGGGCTCCGCCGGGTCGCGGGCGAGTTCAGCCTCAGATGCGTCTTCGTCTTGGTGCTGGGCCTCGCCGTTTTCCTGTCGGGAATCTTCTGGGTTCTCCCCCTACGTGGTGCGCGATCCGGTTTCGATGTGAAAGACGCGGTTAAGCTCAGTG CCACAGTTCAGGTATCTTTTAGGCTGGAAAAGCCAGTTTCCGAGATTGTTATGCGTATTGGAAGGTTAGAATATGACATCTACAGTGAAATTGGTGTTCCAGATACAAAG GTGGCAGTATTATCGGCACACAAATCAGGCTCAACTAACTATACTGATGTGGTGTTTGGCGTTCTGTCTGACCAAATGAATGTTCCAATTAATCAAGTGTCACTAAGTGTTCTGAGATCGTATTTGATTGATCTCTTCCTCCGGCAGACTAATCTAACTGTTACAGCATCTCTTTTTGGGCAACCATCTGAGCTTCAGATTTTGAAGTTTCCCGGGGGAATTACTGTGAACCCAATGCAATCTGCTTCAATTTGGCAGATACCCCAGATCCTATTTAATTTTACTCTCTACCAGTCTATAAGGGAGATACAGGAGAATTTTCTTGAGTTCAAGGAACAGCTGAAATACGGATTGCGTCTAAGGTCTTATGAG AATGTATATGCACAAGTTACGAATATGGAGGGTTCAACAGTTGCTTCCTTTGTCACAATTGAGGCTTCCATTACTTCTGATTTGGGGAGTCTTCTACCGCAGAGGTTAAAGCAATTAGCCCAAATAATCTCAGGATCTCCTGAAAATCTCGGTCTTAATAATACAGTTTTTGGCAATGTGAAAGGTGTCAGCTTGTCATCTTATTTGAAGCGTACCCTTACTTCTGGCCCTCCTACACCTTCTCCAGCTCCATCGCCCGGGTTTGTGCCATCAGCTTCCCCATATATCTCTCCTTCTTATTCCCCAGCTCCCTCACCTAACCTGCATCCAGTTCCACGTTGCCGTAAATGTGAGATCTCTGTATATTTTGGCTACTTTTTTATCTCAAGTCCTCGAAAGATGGGTCCTATGTCAGGTCTCACAGCAGATTGTACATGTGGTGGGAGCACAATCGCTCCAGCCACCTCACCTTTTCATTCTAGTCCAGCTCAAACTCCGACCGCTCTATCTCCTGCACCTGCTTCGCATTCACCTTTTGTGTCTCCAACATCACAACATTCGCCATCTTTCTCGCCAGCACCAACGGTGTCCATTGCCTCCCCGCCAGTTGAGGATAAAGGATTCGGAGAAGGCCTTGTATCCCCTTCTCTTGCGCCACTTCAATCAT CTTTTGCGGTGCCTCTCTCTCCAGATATGTGGTTGCTGGTATACTCTACATTTCTGATTAATCTGCTGGGTTGGTTGAGTTCATAA